Proteins co-encoded in one Amphritea atlantica genomic window:
- the pilV gene encoding type IV pilus modification protein PilV has protein sequence MNGQGCESPFTAFARHVWRPESANISLCSSEQGTTLIEVLVTLVLVTIGLAGMMAMQARGIQQNQSAYLRTQAITLANDMADRIRLNRQAGLTDDYALTLSQEATDFSAEAISDSSKKLAYSDLNGWLNWLSTILPEGDAEIKRAGQRIIIVIRWNARRDSGGLSSYQHEVDL, from the coding sequence ATGAACGGACAAGGATGTGAATCTCCCTTCACCGCTTTTGCTCGCCACGTCTGGCGGCCTGAGTCGGCTAATATTTCTCTGTGCTCATCTGAGCAAGGCACTACCCTGATTGAGGTGTTGGTGACGTTGGTGCTTGTCACTATCGGGCTGGCGGGCATGATGGCCATGCAGGCGCGTGGTATACAACAAAATCAAAGTGCTTATCTGCGAACCCAGGCAATTACGCTGGCCAATGATATGGCTGACCGGATACGGCTCAACAGGCAGGCCGGGCTGACTGATGACTATGCATTAACGCTCAGTCAGGAGGCCACGGATTTCTCTGCTGAGGCTATCAGTGATAGCAGCAAAAAGCTGGCTTACTCTGATCTGAATGGCTGGCTTAACTGGCTCAGTACTATTCTTCCCGAAGGTGATGCTGAAATTAAGCGAGCCGGGCAACGTATCATTATTGTGATCCGTTGGAATGCCCGCCGGGATTCGGGTGGACTCTCGAGCTATCAGCATGAGGTTGATCTGTGA
- the nadE gene encoding ammonia-dependent NAD(+) synthetase, whose product MDRASIIAAMQVQPQIDTAAEIQRRIDFIKQILLTSGCKHLVLGISGGVDSTTCGRLAQLSVEQLNQEKGGDSYRFIAARLPYSTQQDEADAQMAVAFISPSACVTANVQPGADGVHTATLSALNAAGLDAGSPAHIDFSKGNVKARIRMAIQYEIAGLLGGLVLGTDHSAENITGFYTKHGDGACDLAPLFGLNKRQVRAVADALGAPEQLTHKTPTADLECDTPQLADEVALGLTYDQIDDFLEGRPVSPEVEAKLIGIYCRTHHKRQPTPTIYD is encoded by the coding sequence ATGGACAGAGCTTCAATTATCGCTGCGATGCAGGTTCAGCCGCAGATCGATACCGCAGCAGAGATTCAACGCCGTATAGATTTCATTAAGCAAATTCTGCTGACCAGTGGTTGCAAACATCTGGTCCTGGGAATCAGCGGCGGCGTTGACTCGACCACCTGCGGCCGCCTGGCACAACTTTCCGTTGAGCAGCTCAACCAGGAAAAAGGCGGTGATAGTTACCGATTTATCGCAGCACGTCTGCCTTACAGCACTCAGCAGGATGAAGCGGACGCGCAAATGGCTGTCGCCTTTATCTCACCTTCAGCATGCGTCACAGCAAATGTTCAGCCGGGTGCCGACGGTGTTCACACAGCAACACTCAGCGCACTGAATGCCGCGGGTCTGGATGCTGGCAGCCCTGCCCATATCGATTTCTCCAAAGGCAATGTCAAAGCCCGTATCCGCATGGCGATCCAGTATGAGATTGCCGGTCTGCTGGGCGGACTGGTCTTAGGCACCGATCATTCCGCCGAAAATATCACCGGATTTTACACCAAGCATGGCGACGGAGCCTGTGACCTCGCACCGTTGTTTGGTCTGAACAAACGTCAGGTCAGAGCCGTGGCCGACGCACTGGGCGCACCGGAACAGCTGACCCATAAAACACCGACCGCCGATCTGGAATGCGATACACCGCAACTGGCAGATGAGGTAGCACTGGGGCTAACCTACGATCAGATTGATGACTTCCTCGAAGGCAGACCTGTCAGCCCTGAAGTCGAAGCGAAGTTGATCGGGATCTACTGCCGCACCCATCACAAACGACAGCCAACCCCAACGATATATGATTAA
- a CDS encoding GspH/FimT family pseudopilin, with protein MDGRTETGVTLIELMVTLSVLAILLAVGVPSLAGLVRSQKLDSTVQLLKDSYSQARYEAVTRQQSVILCPLDIGSNRCGNRWNEGVLSYLDLDGDNRYDPFQDTRLRQNEFPEGVGVAYGKRLQIQLSSKGTTADTGIFKVSISGEEKRLVVSSMGRIRHG; from the coding sequence ATGGATGGTCGCACAGAAACAGGCGTCACGCTGATCGAACTTATGGTGACATTAAGTGTGCTCGCGATCCTGCTAGCCGTCGGCGTACCCTCACTGGCGGGTTTGGTCAGATCACAGAAGCTTGATTCCACGGTACAGCTATTAAAAGACAGCTATAGTCAGGCCCGTTACGAAGCGGTTACCCGGCAGCAATCAGTTATCCTTTGTCCTCTGGATATAGGGAGTAACCGTTGTGGTAACCGCTGGAATGAAGGGGTGCTCAGTTATCTTGATCTGGATGGTGATAATCGGTATGACCCGTTTCAGGACACCCGGCTACGCCAGAATGAGTTTCCTGAGGGTGTTGGGGTCGCTTATGGAAAGCGTCTGCAGATACAACTAAGCTCCAAGGGCACAACGGCAGATACCGGAATCTTCAAAGTGAGCATTTCTGGAGAGGAAAAACGCTTGGTGGTTTCCAGTATGGGGCGCATCAGACACGGCTGA
- a CDS encoding type IV pilin protein produces the protein MNPQLKRRGFTLIELLIAVAIMGILSALVYPSYINYIQSGWRESARLCLLDMAQQLERKYAADLAYSGRGDLDGDGKDDLLTTGCASEGEMPSRYRFQGDITLFRLQAVPRGAQFADRCGQLGIDLQGQKTASGTSGVQECW, from the coding sequence ATGAACCCTCAATTGAAAAGGCGGGGATTCACCCTTATCGAGCTGCTGATCGCGGTTGCTATCATGGGTATCCTGTCCGCTCTCGTCTATCCATCCTATATCAATTATATCCAGAGTGGTTGGCGTGAGTCTGCCAGACTCTGCCTGCTGGATATGGCGCAACAGCTGGAAAGGAAGTATGCAGCGGATCTGGCCTATAGCGGACGGGGTGATCTGGATGGCGATGGGAAGGATGATCTGCTGACTACCGGCTGTGCGTCTGAAGGGGAGATGCCATCCCGCTATCGGTTTCAGGGAGATATAACCCTGTTCCGTTTGCAGGCGGTGCCGCGTGGGGCCCAGTTTGCAGACCGGTGTGGTCAGTTGGGTATCGATCTGCAAGGACAAAAAACCGCATCTGGCACTTCGGGTGTTCAGGAGTGTTGGTGA
- a CDS encoding GspH/FimT family pseudopilin translates to MSSRKFSQGLTVIELMITLVVIGVLAAIAAPSFSGFMKKSKLTGAAEKVFSQLQYARSESIASGKDIFVSFKDTGAVGWCMGVSDLTSCDCSASLASCTINGVQARSFNSADYPEIVLSTDFTGDDTGFVAPRSVALETGTVTLTLPAYGTVEVRMNILGRMRLCSDTLNNYAGC, encoded by the coding sequence ATGTCATCCAGGAAATTCAGTCAGGGACTAACCGTAATTGAGCTTATGATCACTTTGGTGGTCATAGGTGTGCTGGCGGCTATTGCAGCACCTAGCTTTAGCGGATTTATGAAAAAATCTAAGTTAACGGGCGCGGCTGAAAAAGTGTTTTCTCAATTGCAGTATGCCAGGAGCGAATCGATCGCTAGCGGAAAAGATATCTTTGTGAGCTTTAAGGACACAGGAGCGGTCGGCTGGTGTATGGGAGTCAGTGATTTAACATCTTGTGACTGCTCAGCATCCTTAGCATCGTGCACCATCAATGGTGTCCAGGCTAGATCTTTTAATAGTGCTGATTATCCTGAAATAGTCCTGTCGACCGACTTTACTGGTGATGATACAGGATTTGTTGCACCGAGGTCAGTTGCCTTAGAAACGGGTACGGTGACGCTTACTTTACCCGCCTACGGGACTGTAGAAGTAAGAATGAATATTTTGGGCAGAATGCGACTATGCTCTGATACGCTGAACAATTATGCGGGGTGCTGA
- a CDS encoding VWA domain-containing protein — protein sequence MDKTGMLKVVCLTVVFSGPAVSAEYTISNIPIGAAEVAAPNVMILLDTSTSMDDPPEGQAGGKTKIEQAKKAAKAVIESANAVRLGLASFNFEQGGKIDRTCGSRQADLSSTLNGYQADNRTPISEAYYEVTRYFRGMRGHFSHVSNNYTAPIINQCQKNFTIVITDGLPRKDGDFSALSDSDAGNELPNWDAGDDDRKALIDGSGQAYYGPPDEWYYLDDLAKFAWDTDLSDLPGVQNMHTYTIGFDLNSPMLNDAAVQGHGEYFTAGNEDALLASLKRVSVDSTPQVFSDAQLSSNRGSISSGLNIYQASYNTDGWSGELSAFSTAINAQSGLLQVSDTPLWRASSVIPDADSRVIITNRESTGLGFRWDYFSVSEQEALFNNSSSLVEYLRGIDMAGYRSRQNLLGDIIHSNPVYVGPPQNFNSTSSYRVFKQASADREPIIYVGANDGMLHGFRASDGQEVLAYIPSALHSRLQNLASTHYQHLYYVDGTPTVQDVYINGQWRTMLAGGLNGGGQGIYVLDVTDPDRFSEAEADKIFHWEFRDSDDADMGYSYARPAIVKLKDGNWYVVFGNGYNATEADSSRSTSGDAVIYLVDLATGQRVIKLSTDTGFDEAPADLNRPNGMSTLTPVSADGSIVDLIYGGDLYGNIWKFDLSDSDPANWELAYKLFQACRRSILGSPCAVSDMQPVSSRLAVSEDPLGRNMVFFGTGRDLEIADKSDMSVQTFYGVVDKGSEVTGGRSQLLQQAIYYQGHHDFDGVSRNLRLTTNNQLTNAQAGWFIDLKIPDGHDDWLPLGERVLNPPTLRDHRVLFSSHTYASDSCQAGVEGWTMELDKRSGSRFTYVTIDNNRDGKYDDDDKVTDANGDKINASGQQRGNGAGELILMGDGEDQIISPATEDEQPKPDEADRRQRDPDTTGRSSWRYMQERG from the coding sequence ATGGACAAAACAGGGATGTTGAAGGTGGTTTGTCTTACTGTGGTTTTCAGCGGGCCGGCGGTTTCAGCTGAATATACCATCAGTAACATACCTATTGGTGCTGCAGAAGTGGCTGCACCGAATGTGATGATTCTGCTGGATACTTCGACGAGTATGGATGACCCTCCTGAGGGGCAGGCCGGTGGAAAGACAAAGATAGAACAGGCAAAAAAGGCGGCAAAGGCTGTTATTGAGTCTGCTAATGCCGTTAGGCTGGGGTTGGCGAGCTTCAACTTCGAACAGGGCGGTAAAATTGATCGTACCTGTGGTAGTCGTCAGGCAGATCTGTCGTCAACGCTTAATGGATATCAGGCGGATAACCGGACGCCCATATCTGAAGCGTATTATGAGGTTACCCGCTATTTCAGAGGGATGCGCGGGCATTTCTCTCACGTTTCCAATAATTATACCGCTCCGATTATCAATCAATGCCAGAAGAACTTCACTATCGTGATTACGGATGGCTTGCCGCGCAAGGATGGCGATTTTAGTGCCCTCAGTGATTCTGATGCAGGAAATGAACTACCAAACTGGGATGCAGGTGATGATGACAGGAAAGCACTGATAGACGGAAGCGGGCAGGCCTATTATGGGCCTCCGGATGAGTGGTATTACCTCGATGATCTGGCCAAATTCGCCTGGGACACTGATCTGAGTGATCTGCCTGGGGTGCAGAATATGCACACCTATACGATCGGTTTTGATCTCAATTCTCCTATGCTTAATGATGCTGCCGTTCAGGGTCATGGCGAGTACTTTACCGCGGGTAATGAAGATGCGTTGCTGGCCTCGCTGAAACGGGTGTCTGTTGATAGCACCCCTCAAGTGTTCAGTGACGCACAGCTGAGTTCGAACAGAGGGTCTATCTCCAGTGGCCTGAATATCTATCAGGCAAGTTACAATACTGACGGCTGGAGCGGCGAACTGTCGGCTTTCAGTACGGCTATCAATGCTCAGAGCGGTCTTCTGCAGGTCAGCGATACCCCGCTCTGGAGAGCCTCTTCTGTAATACCGGATGCTGATAGTCGGGTGATTATCACAAACCGTGAATCAACGGGGCTCGGGTTTCGCTGGGACTATTTTTCAGTCAGCGAACAGGAGGCGTTATTTAATAACAGCTCATCGCTGGTTGAATATCTTAGAGGCATCGATATGGCCGGTTATCGTAGCCGTCAGAACCTGCTGGGGGATATTATTCACTCGAATCCGGTCTATGTCGGTCCACCCCAGAATTTTAACAGTACCTCTTCCTATCGGGTGTTTAAACAGGCCAGCGCAGATCGTGAACCGATCATCTATGTGGGGGCTAATGACGGTATGCTGCATGGTTTTCGCGCCTCGGATGGTCAAGAGGTGCTGGCCTACATTCCCTCTGCCCTGCATTCCAGACTTCAGAACCTGGCGAGTACCCACTATCAGCACCTGTACTATGTGGATGGCACTCCGACAGTGCAGGATGTTTATATCAATGGTCAGTGGCGAACCATGCTTGCCGGAGGCCTTAACGGCGGTGGTCAGGGGATTTATGTCCTGGATGTAACGGATCCCGATCGGTTTAGTGAGGCTGAAGCGGACAAAATATTTCATTGGGAGTTCAGGGATAGCGACGATGCAGATATGGGATATAGCTATGCCCGTCCGGCAATTGTCAAACTGAAGGACGGTAACTGGTATGTTGTTTTTGGCAACGGTTATAACGCCACTGAAGCGGATAGTAGCAGGAGTACGTCCGGGGATGCGGTGATCTATCTGGTAGATCTGGCAACAGGTCAGAGGGTGATCAAACTCTCAACCGATACCGGCTTTGATGAAGCACCGGCTGATCTGAACAGGCCCAATGGTATGTCGACTCTGACCCCAGTGAGCGCTGATGGCTCTATAGTTGATCTGATTTACGGTGGCGACCTCTACGGTAATATCTGGAAGTTTGACCTGTCAGACAGTGATCCGGCTAACTGGGAACTGGCTTATAAACTGTTTCAGGCCTGTCGCCGTTCAATACTGGGCAGTCCCTGCGCTGTCAGTGATATGCAGCCGGTTTCCTCCCGGCTGGCGGTGTCTGAAGACCCGCTGGGACGTAACATGGTTTTTTTTGGTACTGGCAGGGATTTAGAAATAGCGGATAAGTCCGATATGAGTGTGCAGACCTTTTATGGTGTGGTTGATAAAGGTTCTGAGGTCACGGGTGGCCGGTCACAGTTGTTACAACAGGCGATCTATTATCAGGGTCATCATGACTTTGACGGAGTCAGCCGCAACCTGCGTCTGACGACCAATAATCAGTTAACAAATGCTCAGGCGGGCTGGTTTATCGATCTGAAAATACCCGATGGCCATGATGACTGGCTGCCGTTGGGTGAGCGGGTGCTTAACCCTCCGACCCTCAGGGACCACCGGGTTCTGTTTTCTTCTCACACCTATGCATCTGATTCTTGTCAGGCGGGCGTAGAAGGCTGGACGATGGAGCTGGATAAGCGCTCGGGTAGTCGCTTCACCTATGTAACCATTGATAATAACCGTGATGGCAAGTACGACGATGATGATAAGGTTACTGATGCGAATGGCGATAAGATAAATGCTTCAGGGCAGCAGCGGGGTAATGGTGCCGGAGAGCTGATTCTTATGGGTGATGGTGAGGATCAGATAATCAGTCCCGCTACCGAGGATGAACAACCAAAGCCGGATGAGGCTGACAGGCGGCAAAGAGACCCTGATACAACAGGCCGTTCCAGCTGGCGATATATGCAGGAGCGGGGCTGA
- a CDS encoding prepilin-type N-terminal cleavage/methylation domain-containing protein has protein sequence MMHKSYRSGEYGFTLIELMIGLLIGLIVLSGATYIFLITVKSSRDVMYSARLNQELAAAVSIIAGDMRRAGAWRQVAGNSSPYSDIGMDFKVVSGANCVLYNYDADGSGAIGTTEYHGVRLLNSVLELKSSGTDMSNCTSGQWDPITDDNFMTITEATFLDQSVCTVITSTTSSAACPAAVGTDEVRSVRELDFTISAEVKNDTSWKKTVQESVRIRNDFYAH, from the coding sequence ATGATGCATAAGTCTTATCGATCAGGGGAATACGGATTTACGCTGATTGAGTTAATGATTGGCTTATTAATTGGTTTAATCGTTCTTTCAGGAGCGACCTATATTTTTCTTATCACGGTAAAAAGTAGCCGGGATGTGATGTACAGCGCCAGGTTAAATCAGGAGTTAGCCGCCGCAGTATCGATTATTGCAGGCGATATGCGTAGAGCTGGAGCGTGGCGGCAGGTGGCAGGTAACTCATCACCTTATAGTGATATTGGTATGGATTTTAAGGTTGTCAGCGGTGCTAACTGTGTCCTGTATAACTATGATGCAGATGGGAGTGGAGCCATAGGAACTACTGAGTATCATGGAGTGAGACTGCTAAACTCAGTTTTGGAGCTTAAAAGTTCTGGAACCGATATGAGTAACTGCACTTCTGGTCAGTGGGACCCTATTACGGATGATAATTTTATGACAATAACCGAGGCAACGTTTCTCGATCAATCTGTTTGTACCGTTATAACGTCTACAACATCGAGTGCTGCTTGTCCTGCGGCGGTTGGAACGGATGAAGTGCGCTCTGTAAGAGAGCTGGATTTTACTATATCCGCAGAGGTCAAAAATGATACCAGCTGGAAAAAAACGGTACAGGAATCTGTAAGAATCAGGAATGACTTTTATGCTCACTGA
- a CDS encoding prepilin-type N-terminal cleavage/methylation domain-containing protein: protein MYKQSGFTLIELMIVVVIVGILVTIAYPSYTSFVQKSRRGDAIASLADFRVEQEKWRANNISYTTSAADLGLSGSSKDGYYDMTIVSAGASTYQVTAAPTGVQSSDSCNTFSIDENGPDYSGGYADADCWER from the coding sequence TTGTACAAACAGAGTGGCTTTACATTAATAGAATTAATGATAGTAGTGGTTATCGTCGGTATTTTGGTGACGATTGCATATCCTTCATATACGTCCTTTGTACAAAAAAGTCGCCGGGGAGATGCGATTGCCAGCCTGGCTGACTTCAGAGTTGAACAGGAAAAATGGAGAGCCAATAATATTTCCTATACGACTTCAGCGGCTGATCTGGGTTTGTCGGGCTCATCGAAGGATGGTTATTACGACATGACTATCGTATCGGCAGGTGCTTCTACATATCAGGTGACTGCAGCTCCAACCGGTGTTCAAAGTTCGGATAGCTGTAATACCTTTTCTATTGACGAAAATGGTCCGGATTATTCAGGTGGCTATGCTGATGCGGATTGCTGGGAGCGGTAG
- a CDS encoding PilW family protein: MGSAIHLKRSQSGFSMVELMVSTVIGLLLTAAMLAAFVASAKTYQIQDAMAEVQEGGRYASNILLKDLRQSGAKAFGGVLIEGVENDAKKINSFEISHANNALVILQDNVRSEIVYLPGLKTASSEGRAYYIGYSSGGVPSLYRNNQPLVEGVTGLVMEYGVDSDADQLVDSYRRISDMSASDWSEVISARFYLLMRSSGSGVTDKSQVLPAPFDALDTSDRRLYQVYTATALIRNALAVKGAD; encoded by the coding sequence ATGGGGTCGGCAATACACCTTAAGCGTTCTCAGTCGGGTTTCTCAATGGTTGAGCTGATGGTCTCAACCGTTATTGGTTTGCTGCTTACCGCGGCGATGCTGGCGGCTTTTGTTGCTTCGGCGAAAACTTATCAGATCCAGGATGCCATGGCAGAGGTACAGGAAGGCGGTCGCTACGCATCGAATATCCTGCTTAAAGACCTGCGTCAAAGTGGAGCAAAGGCTTTCGGCGGGGTATTGATTGAGGGGGTAGAAAATGATGCCAAAAAAATCAACTCTTTTGAGATTTCTCACGCTAATAACGCGCTGGTCATCCTCCAGGATAATGTACGTAGTGAGATTGTTTACCTTCCAGGCCTTAAGACAGCAAGTTCTGAGGGACGCGCCTACTACATTGGCTATTCATCAGGCGGCGTGCCCTCGCTATACAGAAATAATCAACCTCTGGTTGAAGGTGTGACAGGGCTGGTGATGGAGTATGGCGTTGACAGTGATGCTGATCAGTTGGTGGACAGCTATCGCAGAATCAGTGATATGTCCGCATCGGATTGGAGCGAAGTGATCAGCGCCCGTTTTTATCTTTTGATGCGCAGTTCGGGCAGTGGAGTGACGGATAAATCTCAGGTGCTGCCTGCACCCTTTGATGCTTTGGATACATCTGACCGGCGACTGTATCAGGTGTATACAGCGACAGCGCTGATAAGAAATGCGCTGGCAGTCAAAGGAGCGGACTGA
- the thiO gene encoding glycine oxidase ThiO, whose amino-acid sequence MSDYLIIGAGVIGMLTARELAQSGADITLVDMNNCAQEASWAGGGIVSPLYPWRYSDPVTALATWSQTSYIHLAQQLLEETGLDPELRQKGMFMVGVDDADEALAWGRRYQKPMEQVGADFIYQKEPGLAPGLDSALWMPEVASIRNPRLGRSLRRSMEVTPNINLIEQARVEALLVDNYAVTGVRLADRVLHGDTVIIAAGAWSGDLLAPLEVELPVEPVKGQMMLFKAPVGLINRVVLMQGRYLIPRNDGRILVGSTLERVGFDKQATADAKASLYQTALDICPRLQQYELEHHWAGLRPGSPEGVPYIGAVPGYDNLYLNAGHFRNGLVLAPASTRLLADILLDRPPVINPHPYELHGRL is encoded by the coding sequence ATGTCTGACTACCTGATTATTGGAGCAGGCGTGATCGGTATGCTGACTGCCAGAGAATTGGCGCAGTCGGGTGCGGATATTACGCTGGTGGATATGAATAACTGTGCGCAGGAAGCATCCTGGGCGGGCGGCGGCATTGTTTCACCACTCTATCCCTGGCGCTATTCTGATCCCGTGACGGCGCTGGCGACCTGGTCACAGACCAGTTATATCCACCTGGCGCAACAGTTACTGGAAGAGACCGGTCTGGATCCTGAACTTCGCCAGAAAGGGATGTTTATGGTCGGTGTGGATGATGCCGATGAGGCGCTGGCCTGGGGACGCCGCTATCAGAAACCGATGGAGCAGGTCGGGGCTGATTTTATTTACCAGAAAGAACCCGGTCTGGCGCCTGGTTTAGACTCTGCACTCTGGATGCCCGAGGTTGCCAGTATCCGTAACCCTCGTTTGGGTCGTTCCTTGCGTCGCAGCATGGAGGTCACCCCTAATATCAACCTGATAGAACAGGCCCGGGTCGAGGCGTTGCTGGTTGATAATTATGCTGTGACCGGTGTGCGTTTAGCTGATCGTGTGTTACATGGCGATACAGTCATTATTGCCGCAGGCGCCTGGAGTGGCGACCTGCTTGCGCCACTGGAGGTTGAGCTGCCGGTCGAGCCGGTCAAAGGGCAGATGATGCTGTTTAAGGCCCCGGTCGGATTGATTAACCGGGTGGTGCTGATGCAGGGACGCTATCTGATTCCCCGTAATGATGGCCGTATCCTTGTGGGCAGCACACTGGAGCGGGTTGGCTTCGATAAGCAGGCCACGGCTGACGCGAAAGCGTCGCTGTATCAAACGGCACTGGATATTTGTCCGCGGCTGCAGCAGTATGAACTGGAGCACCACTGGGCCGGTTTGCGTCCGGGTTCACCTGAAGGTGTTCCCTATATTGGTGCTGTGCCTGGGTATGACAATCTATATCTGAATGCCGGACATTTTCGTAACGGGCTGGTGCTGGCTCCGGCATCAACCCGCTTGCTGGCCGATATTTTGCTGGATCGTCCGCCTGTGATCAATCCGCACCCCTATGAGCTGCATGGACGGCTATAA
- a CDS encoding prepilin-type N-terminal cleavage/methylation domain-containing protein: MRTYIKKESGFTLIEALVAFLIIVVGLAGAALFQSELITESGASKSRAVAIALAEKELEEQRALLTDTQYADLETIVSGAVPVVHAVTVGNAVYDVSFSATKVSSGTTEAHYLLTASVDWDDAKGVTDSVSLSTLLSDNRPENSLDNSEQAGSTGSNPNVGQIERPSGAAVAIARVTTEEAKTDTAIGDYVELGDEKFGIKVGECDDGTCDIVVSVIKRINSDSPIFKVTGNIYFHDDPDNTFETVEAAPNVLTSEGGGCAVYEIASQAAYTCLFGEGWYGTISLILPLENNGKPADTVCLSPRAYKYYRVDPDTVSGSIDSDDIIGQSGLVRFTTDAGDGPYLATSDAAPGLGYYYLYDQVNTDTKLLAVPAINDPANYSGNIENQHFVVTDDTGNDSDDKYDICIQDGGANAEALFSHTDSDVPSSYPDLSQDNYSYTYVSGASITVEIPDDEIVIGYVNKAYEVSGSVDVTGVTGTAEELKDELEVGMSPLPDYAQKCVLEVVGDQLFDYSCFVDYNWEGTVSMSVASGAALTVSFSPPEYKFSDLGPYPRVTGDVTGKDFTVTE; this comes from the coding sequence ATGCGTACTTATATAAAAAAAGAGTCTGGCTTTACCTTAATTGAGGCTCTTGTTGCTTTCCTTATCATCGTTGTTGGGTTGGCGGGTGCGGCCCTGTTTCAAAGTGAACTGATTACAGAAAGTGGCGCGTCTAAATCAAGGGCTGTTGCCATCGCACTCGCAGAAAAGGAGCTGGAAGAGCAAAGAGCGCTCTTAACTGACACCCAGTATGCCGATCTGGAAACCATTGTGTCTGGCGCAGTGCCTGTTGTGCACGCAGTCACCGTCGGTAATGCGGTATATGATGTTTCTTTTTCTGCAACGAAAGTCTCTTCTGGTACAACTGAGGCGCACTACCTGTTAACCGCCAGTGTTGATTGGGATGATGCTAAGGGCGTGACGGATTCGGTCTCGCTTAGCACGCTGTTATCAGATAATCGCCCAGAGAACTCTCTGGATAATAGTGAGCAAGCGGGGAGTACGGGTTCTAATCCGAATGTCGGGCAGATAGAAAGGCCCAGTGGTGCTGCGGTGGCTATTGCCAGGGTGACAACTGAAGAGGCGAAGACCGATACGGCAATAGGCGATTATGTAGAGCTTGGTGATGAGAAATTTGGGATTAAGGTGGGAGAGTGCGACGATGGCACTTGTGACATCGTGGTGTCAGTTATCAAACGAATTAATTCAGATAGTCCCATATTTAAAGTAACCGGGAATATATATTTTCATGATGACCCGGATAATACTTTTGAAACCGTAGAGGCCGCTCCGAATGTATTAACGTCTGAAGGTGGTGGTTGTGCCGTTTATGAGATAGCCTCTCAAGCCGCTTACACCTGCCTGTTTGGCGAGGGCTGGTATGGCACAATATCCTTAATTCTACCCTTGGAGAATAACGGTAAGCCTGCCGATACAGTGTGTTTGTCACCAAGAGCGTATAAATACTATCGCGTAGATCCCGACACAGTCTCAGGTAGTATTGATTCAGATGATATTATCGGTCAATCTGGATTGGTTCGGTTTACCACGGATGCCGGGGATGGCCCTTATCTTGCCACTTCTGATGCGGCACCTGGGCTGGGGTATTATTATCTGTATGATCAGGTGAATACGGATACCAAGCTACTCGCTGTTCCCGCAATTAATGATCCAGCAAACTATTCAGGAAATATTGAAAATCAGCACTTTGTGGTCACCGATGATACGGGTAATGATTCAGATGACAAGTATGACATATGTATTCAGGATGGCGGGGCAAATGCGGAAGCTCTGTTCTCGCACACAGATTCTGATGTGCCATCAAGTTATCCTGATTTAAGCCAGGATAATTATAGTTATACCTATGTGTCCGGGGCCTCTATTACGGTTGAGATACCGGATGATGAAATCGTCATTGGGTATGTGAATAAAGCCTATGAGGTTTCCGGAAGTGTTGATGTAACGGGGGTTACGGGTACCGCCGAAGAGCTTAAAGACGAACTTGAAGTGGGCATGTCACCTCTGCCTGACTATGCTCAAAAATGTGTTCTTGAGGTTGTTGGAGATCAGCTGTTTGATTATAGCTGCTTCGTTGATTACAACTGGGAAGGTACCGTTTCCATGTCGGTAGCCAGTGGGGCGGCATTAACGGTAAGTTTTTCTCCTCCTGAATATAAGTTTTCTGACTTAGGGCCTTATCCAAGGGTTACAGGTGATGTTACGGGCAAGGACTTTACTGTGACAGAGTAA